The Porphyrobacter sp. HT-58-2 genome has a window encoding:
- the rpsJ gene encoding 30S ribosomal protein S10: protein MEAQNIRIRLKAFDHRVLDQATGEIADTARRTGALIRGPIPLPTRIEKFTVNRGPHVDKKSREQFEVRTYKRLLDIVQPNAQTVDALMKLDLAAGVNVEIKLA, encoded by the coding sequence ATGGAAGCTCAGAATATCCGTATTCGCCTCAAGGCGTTCGACCACCGCGTTCTCGACCAGGCCACTGGTGAGATCGCTGATACGGCCCGCCGCACTGGCGCTCTTATTCGTGGCCCCATTCCGCTGCCGACGCGTATCGAGAAGTTCACTGTGAACCGCGGTCCGCACGTCGACAAGAAGTCGCGCGAGCAGTTCGAGGTGCGCACCTACAAGCGGCTGCTCGACATCGTGCAGCCCAACGCCCAGACGGTCGACGCGCTGATGAAGCTCGATCTGGCTGCCGGCGTGAACGTCGAGATCAAGCTGGCCTGA
- the rplX gene encoding 50S ribosomal protein L24, producing MAAAKIKKGDSVVVLSGKDKGRTGTVAQVLPKDGKVVVEGVNVVARHRKPSQQNPQGGIDRFAAPMAISKVALADPKTGKATRVRFEVKDGKKVRVAVKSGETIDG from the coding sequence ATGGCTGCCGCGAAGATCAAGAAGGGTGACAGCGTCGTCGTGCTGTCGGGCAAGGACAAGGGCCGCACCGGTACGGTTGCGCAGGTTCTTCCCAAGGACGGCAAGGTTGTCGTTGAAGGCGTGAATGTCGTCGCCCGTCACCGCAAGCCCAGCCAGCAGAACCCGCAGGGTGGCATCGACCGTTTCGCGGCGCCGATGGCCATTTCCAAGGTTGCGCTCGCTGATCCCAAGACCGGCAAGGCCACCCGCGTCCGCTTCGAAGTGAAGGACGGCAAGAAGGTGCGCGTCGCCGTCAAGAGTGGGGAGACCATCGATGGCTGA
- the rplV gene encoding 50S ribosomal protein L22, whose amino-acid sequence MGKAKAPRRVGDNEALAVGTTIRGSAQKLNLVAALIRGKKAEEAMNILAFSKRAMARDASKVLASAIANAENNHNLDVDALVVAEASVGKSVTMKRFHTRGRGKSTRILKPFSRLRIVVREAEEA is encoded by the coding sequence ATGGGCAAGGCAAAGGCACCCCGCCGCGTGGGCGATAACGAGGCGCTGGCCGTCGGCACCACGATCCGTGGTTCGGCGCAGAAGCTCAACCTCGTCGCGGCCCTGATCCGCGGCAAGAAGGCCGAAGAGGCGATGAATATCCTCGCCTTTTCGAAGCGGGCGATGGCGCGCGATGCGAGCAAGGTGCTCGCTTCGGCGATCGCCAATGCGGAAAACAACCACAACCTCGATGTCGACGCGCTGGTCGTCGCTGAAGCGAGCGTGGGCAAGTCGGTGACGATGAAGCGCTTCCACACCCGTGGCCGCGGCAAGTCGACCCGGATCCTCAAGCCGTTCTCGCGTCTGCGGATCGTCGTTCGCGAAGCAGAGGAGGCGTAA
- the rpsC gene encoding 30S ribosomal protein S3, producing MGQKSNPIGLRLQINRTWDSRWYAEGRDYAQLLKEDIAIRKYIMTNLPQAAVSKVVIERPAKLCRVSIYAARPGVIIGKKGADIEKLRSKLATMTDSDVKLNIVEIRKPEIDAKLVAQGIADQLVRRVAFRRAMKRAVQSALRLGAEGIKIVCGGRLGGAEIARVEWYREGRVPLHTLRANIDYAETEALTAYGIIGIKVWIFKGEILAHDPTAQDRLMMEAQTSGVRPAR from the coding sequence ATGGGTCAGAAGAGCAATCCGATCGGTCTGCGCCTGCAGATCAACCGCACCTGGGACAGCCGCTGGTACGCCGAAGGGCGTGACTATGCGCAGCTGCTCAAGGAAGACATCGCGATCCGCAAGTACATCATGACGAACCTGCCCCAGGCGGCGGTTTCCAAGGTGGTGATCGAGCGTCCGGCCAAGCTGTGCCGGGTGTCGATCTATGCGGCGCGTCCCGGTGTCATCATCGGTAAGAAGGGCGCGGACATCGAAAAGCTGCGCTCGAAGCTGGCGACCATGACCGACAGCGACGTGAAGCTGAACATCGTCGAGATCCGCAAGCCGGAAATCGACGCGAAGCTCGTCGCGCAGGGCATCGCCGATCAGCTGGTGCGCCGCGTGGCGTTCCGCCGGGCGATGAAGCGCGCGGTGCAGTCGGCGCTGCGTCTGGGTGCCGAGGGCATCAAGATCGTGTGCGGCGGCCGTCTCGGTGGGGCGGAAATCGCCCGCGTCGAGTGGTACCGCGAAGGCCGCGTGCCGCTCCACACCCTGCGTGCGAACATCGATTACGCCGAGACCGAGGCGCTCACCGCCTACGGGATCATCGGGATCAAGGTGTGGATCTTCAAGGGCGAGATTCTCGCTCATGATCCGACCGCGCAGGACCGCCTGATGATGGAAGCGCAGACTTCCGGTGTCCGTCCGGCTCGCTGA
- the rplB gene encoding 50S ribosomal protein L2: protein MALKNYKPTSPARRGLILVDKSALYKGKPVKVLTEGKRKTGGRNNKGHVTSRGIAGGHKQKYRFIDFKRRKWDMPATVERLEYDPNRTAFIALVKYEDGEQAYIIAPQRLAVGDTVVAGEKTDTKPGNAMLLGQMPVGTICHNVEMKPGKGGQIARSAGTYVQVVGRDRAMVIVRLNSGEQRYLRADCMGTVGAVSNPDNANQNFAKAGRSRWMGKRPLTRGVAKNPVDHPHGGGEGRTSGGRHPVTPWGKPTKGARTRHNKQTDKMIIRSRHAKKKR, encoded by the coding sequence ATGGCACTCAAGAACTACAAGCCGACCAGTCCCGCGCGCCGCGGTCTGATTCTGGTCGACAAGTCGGCGCTCTACAAGGGCAAGCCGGTCAAGGTGCTTACCGAAGGCAAGCGCAAGACCGGTGGCCGCAACAACAAGGGCCATGTCACCTCGCGTGGCATCGCCGGTGGTCACAAGCAGAAGTACCGCTTCATCGACTTCAAGCGTCGCAAGTGGGACATGCCGGCGACCGTCGAGCGTCTGGAGTATGACCCGAACCGTACCGCCTTCATCGCGCTGGTGAAGTACGAGGACGGCGAGCAGGCCTACATCATTGCTCCGCAGCGTCTTGCTGTCGGCGACACGGTGGTGGCCGGTGAGAAGACCGACACCAAGCCGGGCAACGCGATGCTGCTCGGTCAGATGCCGGTCGGCACGATCTGCCACAACGTCGAGATGAAGCCGGGCAAGGGCGGTCAGATCGCCCGTTCGGCCGGCACCTATGTGCAGGTCGTCGGTCGTGACCGCGCGATGGTCATCGTCCGCCTCAATTCGGGTGAGCAGCGTTACCTGCGCGCCGATTGCATGGGCACGGTGGGTGCGGTGTCGAACCCCGACAACGCCAACCAGAACTTTGCCAAGGCCGGCCGTTCGCGCTGGATGGGCAAGCGTCCGCTGACCCGCGGCGTTGCGAAGAACCCGGTCGACCACCCGCACGGTGGTGGTGAAGGCCGGACCTCCGGTGGTCGCCATCCGGTGACCCCGTGGGGCAAGCCGACCAAGGGTGCTCGCACGCGCCACAACAAGCAGACGGACAAGATGATCATCCGTTCGCGTCACGCGAAGAAGAAGAGGTAA
- the rplC gene encoding 50S ribosomal protein L3, protein MRTGVIAKKVGMTRLFQEDGRHVPVTVLALEDCQVVSHRTADRDGYYAVQLGAGEAKQKNVAKPQREHFAKADVGLKKKVAEFRVDSEDALVPVGATISAEHFVAGQMVDITGHTQGKGFAGAMKRWGFGGMRATHGVSISHRAHGSTGNRQDPGRVFKGKKMAGHMGDRQRTQQNLEIVRTDAERGLLFVKGSVPGAKNGWLLVRDAVKLPLPEGLPFPGAVLQKHAPVADETPSVVEAAAEDAIVTEGAEAGAEATEENKEG, encoded by the coding sequence ATGCGCACCGGCGTTATCGCAAAGAAAGTCGGGATGACCCGCCTCTTCCAGGAGGACGGACGGCACGTGCCTGTGACCGTTCTCGCGCTGGAAGATTGCCAGGTGGTCTCGCACCGCACTGCTGACCGCGATGGCTACTACGCTGTCCAGCTCGGCGCGGGCGAAGCCAAGCAGAAGAACGTTGCCAAGCCGCAGCGTGAACATTTCGCCAAGGCCGATGTCGGGCTGAAGAAGAAGGTCGCCGAATTCCGCGTGGACAGCGAAGATGCGCTCGTCCCCGTCGGCGCCACGATCAGTGCCGAGCATTTCGTCGCTGGCCAGATGGTCGACATCACCGGCCACACGCAGGGCAAGGGCTTTGCCGGTGCCATGAAGCGCTGGGGCTTCGGTGGTATGCGCGCCACCCACGGCGTGTCGATCTCGCACCGCGCCCATGGTTCGACGGGTAACCGTCAGGATCCGGGACGCGTGTTCAAGGGCAAGAAGATGGCCGGCCACATGGGCGACCGTCAGCGCACCCAGCAGAACCTCGAAATCGTCCGCACCGACGCCGAGCGCGGCCTGCTGTTCGTCAAGGGCTCGGTCCCGGGCGCGAAGAACGGCTGGCTCCTTGTGCGCGATGCCGTGAAGCTGCCGCTCCCCGAGGGTCTGCCGTTCCCCGGCGCCGTGCTCCAGAAGCACGCTCCGGTTGCCGACGAGACTCCCTCGGTCGTCGAGGCCGCTGCCGAAGACGCCATCGTGACCGAAGGTGCCGAAGCCGGCGCCGAGGCCACTGAAGAAAACAAGGAAGGCTGA
- the rplN gene encoding 50S ribosomal protein L14 has product MIQMQSNLDVADNSGAKRVQCIKVLGGSKRRTAGVGDVIVVSIKEAQPRTKVKKGDVHRAVIVRTKKDVRRPDGTVIRFDSNAAVLVNKNEEPIGTRIFGPVVRELRGKGFMKIISLAPEVL; this is encoded by the coding sequence ATGATCCAGATGCAATCCAATCTCGACGTCGCGGACAACAGCGGCGCCAAGCGCGTCCAGTGCATCAAGGTGCTGGGCGGGTCGAAGCGTCGTACCGCAGGCGTCGGCGATGTGATCGTCGTCTCCATCAAGGAGGCGCAGCCGCGCACCAAGGTCAAGAAGGGCGACGTTCACCGCGCGGTGATCGTGCGCACCAAGAAGGACGTGCGTCGTCCGGATGGCACCGTCATCCGCTTCGACAGCAACGCGGCGGTGCTCGTGAACAAGAACGAGGAGCCGATCGGCACCCGTATCTTTGGCCCGGTGGTGCGCGAACTGCGCGGCAAGGGCTTCATGAAGATCATCTCGCTCGCTCCGGAGGTGCTGTAA
- the rplR gene encoding 50S ribosomal protein L18, whose translation MAKLSLFERRRRRVRTALRARAGGKPRLSVHRTGRHIYAQIIDDAAGKTVAAASTLGAKTSGANVDAAAEVGKAIAEAAKKAGVTTVVFDRGGFLFHGRVKALADAAREGGLEF comes from the coding sequence ATGGCAAAGCTTTCCCTTTTCGAACGTCGCCGTCGCCGGGTTCGTACTGCGCTTCGTGCGCGTGCCGGTGGCAAGCCCCGTCTGTCGGTGCATCGCACCGGCCGTCACATCTATGCCCAGATCATCGACGATGCGGCTGGCAAGACCGTGGCTGCTGCTTCGACCCTCGGCGCCAAGACGAGCGGCGCGAATGTCGACGCCGCTGCCGAAGTCGGCAAGGCGATCGCCGAGGCCGCCAAGAAGGCTGGCGTGACGACTGTCGTGTTCGATCGCGGCGGGTTCCTGTTCCATGGCCGCGTCAAGGCGCTGGCCGATGCCGCCCGTGAAGGCGGGCTGGAGTTCTGA
- the rpsQ gene encoding 30S ribosomal protein S17 → MPKRILVGTVTSDKTDKTVTVLVERKVKHPLYGKIIRRSKKYHAHDEANEYTVGDVVRIEETRPMSKTKTWIVKDRVVAGGVQAVEADLDVAAAGN, encoded by the coding sequence ATGCCCAAGCGTATCCTCGTCGGGACTGTGACCTCCGACAAGACTGACAAGACCGTGACCGTGCTGGTCGAACGCAAGGTGAAGCACCCGCTCTACGGGAAGATCATCCGTCGTTCGAAGAAGTATCATGCTCACGACGAAGCGAATGAATACACCGTGGGTGACGTGGTGCGGATCGAAGAGACCCGCCCGATGTCCAAGACCAAGACCTGGATCGTCAAGGACCGGGTCGTGGCAGGCGGCGTGCAGGCGGTGGAAGCCGACCTCGACGTGGCGGCTGCGGGTAACTGA
- the rpsN gene encoding 30S ribosomal protein S14 produces MAKLSSINKNERRKKLVKQYAAKYEKLKAIAADESLDETERLMARLKMAELPRNANPTRVRNRCATTGRPRGYYRKFGINRIELRDLGNKGLIPGLTKSSW; encoded by the coding sequence ATGGCGAAACTGAGTTCCATCAACAAGAATGAGCGTCGCAAGAAGCTCGTCAAGCAGTACGCTGCGAAGTACGAGAAGCTGAAGGCGATCGCTGCCGATGAATCGCTTGACGAAACCGAGCGCCTGATGGCCCGGCTGAAGATGGCGGAGCTTCCGCGCAACGCGAACCCGACCCGGGTGCGCAACCGTTGCGCCACCACCGGCCGCCCCCGCGGCTATTACCGCAAGTTCGGCATCAACCGTATCGAACTGCGCGACCTTGGCAACAAGGGCCTGATTCCGGGCCTGACCAAGTCGAGCTGGTGA
- a CDS encoding 50S ribosomal protein L23, which produces MAKKQTVDARHYDVIIAPHITEKSTLASEQNAVVFKVAKDATKPQIKEAIEAIYDKKVVAVNTLVQKGKTKRWKGKAYQRSDVKKAIVTLAEGEMIDITSGI; this is translated from the coding sequence ATGGCTAAGAAGCAGACTGTCGATGCGCGTCACTATGACGTGATCATCGCGCCGCACATCACGGAAAAGTCGACCCTCGCGTCGGAACAGAACGCCGTGGTCTTCAAGGTCGCCAAGGACGCGACCAAGCCCCAGATCAAGGAAGCGATCGAGGCGATCTACGACAAGAAGGTCGTCGCCGTGAACACCCTGGTGCAGAAGGGCAAGACCAAGCGCTGGAAGGGCAAGGCCTATCAGCGCAGCGACGTGAAGAAGGCCATTGTCACCCTCGCCGAGGGTGAAATGATCGACATCACCAGCGGTATCTGA
- the rpsH gene encoding 30S ribosomal protein S8, with protein sequence MAMTDPLGDMLTRIRNGQRAKKDSVLTPASNLRASVLEVLQREGYIRGFSEDNSGKHKALRIELKYFEGEPAIKHVARVSKPGRRIYSGSKELPTVRNGLGITIVSTPKGVLSDAEARSHNVGGEVLAEVF encoded by the coding sequence ATGGCAATGACCGATCCTCTGGGTGACATGCTCACCCGTATCCGCAACGGCCAGCGCGCCAAGAAGGACTCTGTCCTGACTCCGGCGAGCAACCTGCGTGCGAGCGTGCTCGAAGTGCTTCAGCGTGAAGGCTACATTCGTGGCTTCAGCGAAGACAATTCGGGCAAGCACAAGGCGCTGCGGATCGAACTGAAGTATTTCGAAGGCGAACCCGCGATCAAGCACGTGGCCCGCGTCTCGAAGCCTGGCCGCCGGATCTATTCGGGCTCGAAGGAGCTTCCGACTGTCCGCAATGGTCTCGGCATCACCATCGTCTCGACGCCCAAGGGCGTGCTCTCGGATGCCGAAGCACGCAGCCACAACGTCGGCGGCGAAGTGCTGGCGGAGGTGTTCTGA
- the rplD gene encoding 50S ribosomal protein L4, whose protein sequence is MKIKVQNIAGGKASGEVELSNDVFGIEPRADILHRVVTWQLENRRGTARPTRERSDVARTGKKFGRQKGGGTARHGDRAAPIFIGGGKAHGARKRDFEQSLNKKVRALGLKMALSSKAKDGLIVVDSLELKDAKTKALKGHLTKAGLTGKVLVIDGEQVDAGFKKAAGNLPGINVLPAIGANVYDILNHDTLVLTKAAVEKLEARFNG, encoded by the coding sequence ATGAAGATCAAGGTTCAGAACATCGCAGGCGGCAAGGCCTCGGGCGAAGTCGAGCTGTCGAATGACGTGTTCGGCATCGAGCCGCGCGCCGACATCCTCCACCGCGTCGTGACCTGGCAGCTCGAAAACCGCCGCGGCACCGCCCGCCCGACGCGTGAGCGTTCGGACGTGGCCCGCACCGGCAAGAAGTTCGGTCGTCAGAAGGGTGGTGGTACCGCCCGTCACGGCGACCGTGCGGCTCCGATCTTCATCGGCGGCGGCAAGGCTCACGGTGCGCGCAAGCGTGATTTCGAGCAGTCGCTCAACAAGAAGGTTCGCGCGCTCGGTCTGAAGATGGCGCTTTCGAGCAAGGCCAAGGATGGCCTGATCGTTGTCGACAGCCTTGAGCTGAAGGACGCCAAGACCAAGGCGCTCAAGGGTCACCTGACCAAGGCTGGCCTGACCGGCAAGGTGCTGGTGATTGATGGCGAGCAGGTCGATGCAGGCTTCAAAAAGGCCGCTGGCAACCTGCCGGGCATCAACGTGCTCCCGGCGATCGGCGCCAATGTCTACGACATCCTCAACCACGACACGCTGGTGCTGACCAAGGCCGCTGTCGAAAAGCTGGAGGCGCGCTTCAATGGCTAA
- the rplE gene encoding 50S ribosomal protein L5 — translation MADYTARLKAKYDNEIVKAMTEKFGYKNRLEVPKLEKITLNMGVGEASQDKKKVQTAAEEMALIAGQKPVITIAKKSIAQFKLREGMPIGCKVTLRRERMYEFLDRLVTVAMPRIRDFRGLNPKSFDGRGNYAMGLKEQIVFPEISYDKIEKVRGMDIIVTTTAKTDEEARELLRLFGFPFAGEAKTEQKEAA, via the coding sequence ATGGCTGATTATACCGCTCGTCTGAAGGCCAAGTACGACAACGAGATCGTCAAGGCCATGACCGAGAAGTTCGGCTACAAGAACCGTCTCGAAGTGCCGAAGCTCGAAAAGATCACGCTCAACATGGGCGTGGGCGAAGCAAGCCAGGACAAGAAGAAGGTTCAGACTGCCGCTGAGGAAATGGCGCTGATCGCCGGCCAGAAGCCGGTTATCACCATCGCCAAGAAGTCGATCGCGCAGTTCAAGCTGCGTGAAGGCATGCCGATCGGTTGCAAGGTGACCCTGCGCCGCGAACGCATGTACGAATTCCTCGATCGTCTGGTGACCGTGGCCATGCCGCGCATCCGTGACTTCCGCGGGCTGAACCCCAAGTCGTTCGACGGTCGCGGCAATTACGCGATGGGGCTGAAGGAACAGATCGTGTTCCCCGAAATCAGCTACGACAAGATCGAGAAGGTGCGTGGGATGGACATTATCGTCACCACCACCGCCAAGACCGACGAAGAGGCGCGCGAACTGCTGCGCCTGTTCGGCTTCCCCTTCGCAGGTGAGGCCAAGACCGAACAGAAGGAGGCGGCGTGA
- the tuf gene encoding elongation factor Tu, with translation MAKEKFQRNKPHCNIGTIGHVDHGKTTLTAAITKVMAETYGGSAVDFANIDKAPEERERGITISTAHVEYESANRHYAHVDCPGHADYVKNMITGAAQMDGAILVVNAADGPMPQTREHILLARQVGVPALVVYMNKVDQVDDEEILELVELEVRELLSSYDFDGDNIPIIKGSALAALEGRDDAIGKDSVIKLIEAVDEYIPQPDRPIDKNFLMPIEDVFSISGRGTVVTGRIETGVVNVGDEVEIVGIKDTRKTTVTGVEMFRKLLDRGEAGDNVGALIRGVAREEVERGQVLAKPGSVTPHTEFSAEVYVLSKDEGGRHTPFFANYRPQFYFRTTDVTGEVILPEGTEMVMPGDNVTIGVKLIAPIAMDEGLRFAIREGGRTVGSGVVAKITK, from the coding sequence ATGGCCAAGGAAAAATTCCAGCGGAACAAGCCGCACTGCAACATCGGCACCATCGGTCACGTCGACCACGGCAAGACCACGCTGACTGCCGCAATCACCAAGGTGATGGCTGAAACCTATGGCGGCAGCGCCGTGGACTTCGCCAACATCGACAAGGCTCCGGAAGAGCGTGAGCGCGGGATCACCATCTCGACCGCGCACGTCGAATACGAAAGCGCCAACCGTCACTACGCGCACGTCGACTGCCCGGGTCACGCCGACTACGTGAAGAACATGATCACCGGTGCCGCCCAGATGGACGGCGCGATCCTGGTGGTGAACGCTGCCGACGGCCCGATGCCGCAGACCCGCGAGCACATCCTGCTCGCCCGTCAGGTCGGCGTGCCGGCGCTGGTCGTGTACATGAACAAGGTCGACCAGGTTGACGACGAGGAAATCCTCGAGCTCGTCGAACTGGAAGTCCGCGAACTGCTGAGCTCGTACGACTTCGACGGCGACAATATTCCGATCATCAAGGGTTCGGCGCTGGCCGCTCTCGAAGGTCGCGATGACGCCATCGGCAAGGACTCGGTCATCAAGCTGATCGAAGCCGTTGACGAGTACATCCCGCAGCCGGATCGTCCGATCGACAAGAACTTCCTGATGCCGATCGAAGACGTGTTCTCGATCTCGGGTCGCGGCACGGTTGTGACCGGCCGTATCGAAACCGGCGTTGTGAACGTTGGCGACGAAGTCGAAATCGTCGGCATCAAGGACACCCGCAAGACCACCGTCACCGGCGTGGAAATGTTCCGCAAGCTGCTCGATCGCGGTGAAGCTGGCGACAACGTCGGCGCCCTGATCCGCGGCGTTGCCCGTGAAGAAGTGGAGCGCGGTCAGGTTCTGGCCAAGCCGGGTTCGGTTACGCCGCACACCGAATTCAGCGCCGAAGTCTACGTGCTGTCGAAGGATGAAGGCGGCCGTCACACGCCGTTCTTCGCCAACTATCGTCCGCAGTTCTACTTCCGCACCACTGACGTGACCGGCGAAGTGATCCTTCCCGAAGGCACCGAAATGGTGATGCCGGGCGACAACGTGACCATCGGCGTCAAGCTGATCGCGCCGATCGCCATGGACGAAGGTCTGCGCTTCGCGATCCGCGAAGGTGGCCGCACCGTGGGTTCGGGCGTCGTTGCCAAGATCACCAAGTAA
- the rplF gene encoding 50S ribosomal protein L6, which yields MSRIGKKPVAIPGGVTATIENGTLSVKGPKGTLTMGLSDLITYSLEDGAISVKPANDSKQARAFWGMQRTLVSNLVEGVSAGFTKILDIKGVGYRANAQGRNLKLQLGYSHDVDLAVPEGLEVKTPDQTTIEISGTDKQAVGQFAAEIRRWRKPEPYKGKGIAYRGEYIFRKEGKKR from the coding sequence ATGAGCCGCATCGGCAAGAAGCCGGTGGCGATCCCTGGCGGGGTGACGGCCACCATCGAAAACGGCACGCTCAGCGTGAAGGGGCCGAAGGGCACCCTCACCATGGGCCTGTCCGACCTCATCACCTACTCGCTTGAGGATGGTGCGATTTCGGTCAAGCCGGCCAATGACAGCAAGCAGGCACGCGCCTTCTGGGGCATGCAGCGCACGCTGGTGTCGAACCTGGTGGAAGGCGTCAGCGCCGGCTTCACCAAGATCCTCGACATCAAGGGCGTGGGCTACCGTGCCAATGCTCAGGGTCGCAATCTGAAGCTGCAGCTCGGCTACAGCCACGATGTCGACCTGGCCGTTCCCGAAGGTCTCGAAGTGAAGACCCCGGACCAGACCACGATCGAGATTTCCGGCACCGACAAGCAGGCCGTTGGCCAGTTTGCTGCCGAAATCCGCCGCTGGCGCAAGCCCGAGCCCTACAAGGGCAAGGGGATCGCCTATCGCGGCGAGTACATCTTCCGCAAGGAAGGGAAGAAGAGATAA
- the rpmC gene encoding 50S ribosomal protein L29 → MADIADLRTKTDDQLTAELTELKREQFNLRFQAATNQLEAPSRIRQVRRTIAQIKTLQSERAAKAAAAKA, encoded by the coding sequence ATGGCCGATATCGCGGACCTTCGCACCAAGACCGATGATCAGCTGACCGCAGAGCTCACCGAGCTCAAGCGCGAACAGTTCAATCTGCGGTTCCAGGCTGCGACCAACCAGCTCGAAGCCCCGTCGCGCATCCGTCAGGTGCGCCGGACCATCGCGCAGATCAAGACGCTGCAAAGCGAGCGTGCGGCAAAGGCCGCCGCCGCGAAGGCGTAA
- the rpsS gene encoding 30S ribosomal protein S19 produces the protein MARSVWKGPFVELSLLKKAESAQEASNAKPIKTWSRRSTILPQFVGLTFNVYNGHKFIPVSVSEEMVGHKLGEFAPTRTFPGHAADKKGKR, from the coding sequence ATGGCACGTTCCGTCTGGAAAGGTCCGTTTGTCGAGCTGAGCCTGCTGAAGAAGGCTGAAAGCGCGCAGGAAGCGAGCAACGCCAAGCCGATCAAGACCTGGTCGCGGCGTTCGACGATCCTGCCGCAGTTCGTCGGGCTCACCTTCAATGTCTACAACGGGCACAAGTTCATTCCCGTTTCGGTTTCGGAAGAAATGGTCGGCCACAAGCTTGGTGAATTTGCGCCCACGCGCACCTTCCCGGGCCACGCTGCCGACAAGAAGGGCAAGCGCTAA
- the rplP gene encoding 50S ribosomal protein L16: MLQPKKTKFRKQFKGRIKGDAKGGTTLNFGSYGLKALEPERVTARQIEAARRAITRHIKRQGRLWIRVFPDVPVSKKPAEVRQGKGKGSVEYWAARVKPGRILFELDGVAGPLAAEAFERAAMKLPIKTKVVARLGDTSHLGGE; this comes from the coding sequence ATGTTGCAACCGAAAAAGACCAAGTTCCGCAAGCAGTTCAAGGGCCGGATCAAGGGCGACGCCAAGGGCGGCACCACCCTCAACTTCGGCTCCTACGGGCTGAAGGCTCTGGAACCCGAGCGGGTCACCGCGCGCCAGATCGAAGCGGCGCGTCGTGCCATTACCCGTCACATCAAGCGCCAGGGTCGTCTGTGGATCCGCGTGTTCCCGGATGTGCCGGTGTCGAAGAAGCCTGCCGAAGTCCGTCAGGGTAAGGGCAAGGGTTCGGTCGAATACTGGGCGGCGCGCGTGAAGCCGGGCCGCATCCTGTTCGAACTCGATGGCGTTGCCGGTCCGCTGGCCGCTGAAGCGTTCGAGCGCGCAGCGATGAAGCTGCCGATCAAGACCAAGGTTGTTGCCCGTCTTGGCGACACCAGCCACCTGGGAGGCGAATAA